One Luteimonas sp. MC1825 DNA segment encodes these proteins:
- the bioC gene encoding malonyl-ACP O-methyltransferase BioC — MTDTFDTRQVRRAFSRAAAGYGAAAALQRDVEARLMESLEYLGERVPDTVVDVGSGPGSAALALRARWPKARVLAVDLALPMLHQLAPRRGWNPLQRRIDRVCADARLLPLADNSVDLLFSNLCVQWVDDLDALFAGFRRVLRPGGMLLCSTFGPDTLHELRAAFAAADDEAHVSPFVPIAGFGDALMRAGFRDPVLDREVEVHGHHDMPALMRELRALGATNALAGRRRALTGRGRFAAAQAAYEEWRGADNLLPATWETITAMAWSPAHGAPIREAGAEIARFPASGIPVRRRTA; from the coding sequence ATGACCGACACCTTCGATACCCGCCAGGTGCGCCGCGCCTTCTCGCGCGCCGCCGCCGGCTACGGCGCCGCGGCGGCGCTGCAGCGCGACGTGGAAGCGCGGCTCATGGAATCGCTGGAATATCTCGGCGAGCGCGTGCCCGACACGGTTGTCGATGTCGGCAGCGGGCCAGGCAGCGCCGCGCTGGCGCTGCGCGCGCGCTGGCCGAAGGCGCGCGTGCTGGCCGTCGACCTCGCCCTGCCGATGCTCCACCAGCTGGCGCCGCGCCGCGGCTGGAACCCGCTGCAGCGCCGCATCGACCGCGTCTGCGCCGATGCGCGCCTGCTGCCGCTGGCCGACAACAGCGTCGACCTGCTGTTCAGCAACCTGTGCGTGCAGTGGGTGGACGACCTCGACGCGCTGTTTGCCGGCTTCCGCCGCGTGCTGCGCCCGGGCGGGATGCTGCTGTGCTCGACGTTCGGCCCCGACACCCTGCATGAGCTGCGTGCGGCGTTCGCGGCGGCCGACGACGAGGCGCACGTGTCGCCGTTCGTGCCGATCGCGGGCTTTGGTGACGCGCTGATGCGGGCGGGCTTCCGCGATCCGGTGCTCGACCGCGAGGTCGAAGTGCACGGCCACCATGACATGCCGGCCCTGATGCGCGAACTGCGCGCGCTGGGCGCGACCAATGCGCTGGCCGGCCGGCGGCGCGCGCTCACCGGGCGCGGGCGCTTTGCCGCGGCGCAGGCTGCGTACGAAGAGTGGCGCGGCGCTGACAACCTGCTGCCGGCCACCTGGGAAACAATCACCGCGATGGCCTGGTCGCCCGCGCACGGCGCGCCGATCCGCGAGGCCGGCGCCGAGATCGCGCGCTTCCCGGCGAGCGGCATCCCGGTGCGCCGCCGCACCGCGTGA
- the bioH gene encoding pimeloyl-ACP methyl ester esterase BioH: protein MHIEVVGQGAPLVLLHGWAMHGGVFAPLVARLEDRFTLHVVDLPGHGRSRDSAVALEPEACAAAIAARVPVAPWLGWSLGGMVALHAASTRPERVPALAMVCSAPRFVRDPEAAGDDDGRFGMSAEIFAGFARGLREDYHGTLDRFVALEAFGSDDPRGELRALRAELFVRGEPPAAALADGLDLLGSVDQRALLPTLRVPSLWLAGRRDRVVDPRAMRAAAARTPGARFVQVEHGGHAPFLTHADEVAAAIAGFLDAVGAMPGQVAIDRAASDSEPMP from the coding sequence CTGCACATCGAAGTCGTGGGCCAGGGCGCGCCGCTGGTGCTGCTGCACGGCTGGGCGATGCACGGCGGCGTGTTCGCGCCGCTGGTGGCGCGCCTCGAGGACCGCTTCACCCTGCACGTGGTGGACCTGCCCGGGCACGGCCGCAGCCGCGACAGCGCCGTGGCGCTGGAGCCGGAAGCCTGCGCCGCCGCGATCGCCGCGCGGGTGCCGGTGGCGCCGTGGCTGGGCTGGTCGCTGGGCGGCATGGTCGCGCTGCACGCCGCATCCACGCGCCCGGAGCGCGTGCCGGCGCTGGCGATGGTGTGCTCGGCGCCGCGCTTCGTGCGTGACCCGGAGGCCGCCGGCGACGACGACGGCCGCTTCGGCATGTCGGCGGAGATCTTCGCCGGTTTCGCGCGCGGCCTGCGCGAGGATTACCACGGCACGCTCGACCGCTTCGTCGCGCTGGAAGCGTTCGGCTCGGACGACCCCAGGGGCGAGCTTCGCGCCCTGCGCGCGGAACTGTTCGTGCGCGGCGAGCCGCCGGCGGCGGCGCTGGCCGACGGCCTCGACCTGCTCGGCAGCGTCGACCAGCGCGCCCTGCTGCCGACGCTGCGCGTGCCCAGCCTGTGGCTGGCCGGGCGCCGCGATCGCGTGGTCGACCCGCGCGCGATGCGCGCGGCGGCGGCGCGCACGCCGGGCGCGCGCTTCGTCCAGGTCGAACACGGCGGCCACGCACCGTTCCTCACCCATGCCGACGAAGTCGCGGCCGCGATCGCCGGATTCCTTGATGCCGTCGGTGCGATGCCCGGGCAAGTTGCGATCGACCGCGCCGCATCAGACTCCGAACCAATGCCATGA
- a CDS encoding multidrug resistance efflux transporter family protein, which produces MPAHASAPSRPLAAVGIGLASALFFTMTYVLNRAAVGGGGDWTWTAALRYLITLPLLLPLMPWMGGMGPVGRALRAHPWAWLRCSAIGFVAFCVLLTFAASSGPSWLVAGTFQFTVIAGMLCAPFLYSDARRRIPRAALLVAALIFAGVLLLQVGYGGGAIDRAGWIALACVLGAAFAYPLGNRLLLLHLERSGETLNAAQRVFGMTLASQPLWWLVAAWAWTRSGAPPMDQVWLAAGVALSAGVIATILFFQATGMVRNNPTALGAVEAMQAAELLFAIGIGAWLLGEPLPGALGLWGAALIVAGIVAFAWVVARPQAGSPRRAQALRGDKGA; this is translated from the coding sequence GTGCCGGCGCATGCGTCCGCCCCCAGCCGCCCGCTGGCCGCCGTCGGCATCGGGCTGGCATCGGCCCTGTTCTTCACCATGACCTACGTGCTCAATCGCGCCGCGGTGGGCGGGGGCGGTGACTGGACGTGGACGGCGGCGCTGCGCTACCTCATCACCTTGCCGCTGCTGCTGCCGCTGATGCCGTGGATGGGCGGCATGGGGCCGGTGGGGCGCGCGCTGCGCGCGCATCCCTGGGCATGGCTGCGCTGCAGCGCGATCGGCTTCGTGGCGTTCTGCGTGCTGCTGACGTTCGCGGCGTCCAGCGGGCCGTCGTGGCTGGTCGCCGGCACCTTCCAGTTCACCGTGATCGCCGGAATGCTGTGCGCGCCCTTCCTCTACAGCGATGCGCGCCGGCGCATCCCGCGGGCGGCACTGCTGGTGGCCGCGCTGATCTTCGCCGGCGTGCTGCTGCTGCAGGTCGGCTACGGCGGCGGCGCGATCGACCGCGCCGGCTGGATCGCGCTGGCCTGCGTGCTGGGCGCGGCATTCGCCTATCCGCTCGGCAACCGCCTGTTGCTGCTGCACCTCGAGCGCAGCGGCGAAACGCTCAACGCGGCGCAGCGCGTGTTCGGCATGACGCTTGCCAGCCAGCCGCTGTGGTGGCTGGTGGCGGCCTGGGCCTGGACGCGCAGCGGCGCGCCGCCGATGGACCAGGTCTGGCTGGCCGCCGGCGTGGCGCTCAGCGCCGGCGTGATCGCCACCATCCTGTTCTTCCAGGCCACCGGCATGGTGCGCAACAACCCGACCGCGCTCGGCGCGGTCGAGGCGATGCAGGCCGCCGAGCTGCTGTTCGCGATCGGCATCGGTGCGTGGCTGCTGGGCGAGCCGCTGCCGGGCGCGCTTGGGCTGTGGGGCGCCGCGCTGATCGTGGCCGGCATCGTCGCCTTCGCCTGGGTGGTGGCGCGGCCGCAGGCCGGCAGTCCGCGCCGTGCGCAGGCACTGCGCGGGGACAAGGGCGCATGA
- the bioF gene encoding 8-amino-7-oxononanoate synthase translates to MAEQRPDLRRRVQSLRADALADDLVRRRRVVGRRDGVRLEVDGRWLLNFCGNDYLGLAQQFQVVDALQNAASRDGAGGVSSHLVCGHHVAHDALEREVADWLGTPRALLFGSGYLANLAVQQALLGDDDACVQDRLNHASLIDASRLAGCRLRRYPHADAEGALRQLKTVPAGAAMLATDGVFSMDGDVAPLRQLALAARMQSALLYVDDAHGVGVLGPGGRGSVAEAKLGVEEVPLQLATLGKALGGYGAVVAGDADLIEHLAGTARPYLYTTALPPAQAAASLAAVKLARREHWRRDKLAAHVQRFRDGARRAGLQLLPSDTPIQPVLCGGNARALDMAARLEADGIWVAAIRPPTVPEGRARLRVTLSTVHLDGQVDALVEALARARDHVDALHLA, encoded by the coding sequence TTGGCTGAGCAGCGCCCCGACCTGCGCCGGCGCGTGCAGTCGCTGCGCGCGGACGCACTGGCCGACGACCTGGTGCGGCGCCGCCGCGTGGTGGGCCGCCGCGACGGCGTGCGCCTGGAAGTCGACGGCCGCTGGCTGCTGAACTTCTGCGGCAACGACTACCTCGGCCTGGCCCAGCAGTTCCAGGTCGTGGACGCGCTGCAGAACGCGGCCTCGCGTGACGGCGCCGGTGGCGTGTCCTCGCACCTGGTCTGCGGCCACCACGTGGCGCATGACGCGCTGGAGCGCGAGGTCGCCGACTGGCTTGGCACCCCGCGCGCGCTGCTGTTCGGCAGTGGTTACCTCGCCAACCTCGCGGTGCAGCAGGCGCTGCTGGGCGATGACGATGCCTGCGTGCAGGACCGCCTCAATCACGCCAGCCTGATCGACGCCTCGCGCCTGGCCGGCTGCCGCCTGCGCCGCTACCCGCATGCCGATGCCGAAGGTGCGCTGCGGCAGCTGAAGACCGTGCCGGCTGGCGCGGCGATGCTCGCCACCGACGGCGTCTTCAGCATGGACGGCGACGTCGCGCCGCTGCGCCAGCTGGCGCTGGCCGCGCGCATGCAGTCGGCGCTGCTGTATGTCGACGATGCGCATGGCGTGGGCGTGCTTGGCCCGGGCGGGCGCGGCAGCGTCGCCGAAGCGAAGCTGGGCGTCGAAGAAGTGCCGCTGCAGCTGGCCACGCTAGGCAAGGCGCTCGGCGGCTACGGTGCCGTGGTCGCCGGCGATGCGGATCTCATCGAACACCTGGCCGGTACCGCGCGGCCGTACCTGTACACCACCGCGCTGCCACCGGCGCAGGCCGCGGCCTCGCTGGCCGCGGTCAAGCTGGCGCGCCGCGAGCACTGGCGCCGCGACAAGCTTGCCGCGCACGTGCAGCGCTTCCGCGACGGTGCGCGCCGCGCAGGCCTGCAGCTGCTGCCGTCCGACACCCCGATCCAGCCGGTGCTCTGTGGCGGCAACGCCCGAGCGCTGGACATGGCCGCACGCCTCGAGGCCGACGGCATCTGGGTGGCCGCGATCCGCCCGCCGACGGTGCCCGAAGGCCGCGCACGCCTGCGGGTCACGCTGAGTACGGTCCACCTCGACGGGCAGGTGGATGCGCTGGTGGAGGCGCTGGCGCGCGCGCGCGACCACGTCGACGCGTTGCACCTGGCCTGA
- the bioB gene encoding biotin synthase BioB yields MPDVSDFRASDAAIPRHDWSRSEVEALLDLPFTELLHRASSVHRLHFDPAEVQVSTLLSVKTGGCPEDCAYCPQAQRYDTGVDAQKLMETEAVMEKARQAKAAGASRFCMGAAWRSPKDRDIPKVAEMIAGVKALGLETCATLGMLTGTQAQALKMAGLDYYNHNIDTDPEHYGNIIHTRELQDRFDTLGHVRDAGLKTCCGGIVGMGESRRQRAGLLQTLATMPAHPDSVPINRLVQVEGTPLHGTAELDPFEFVRTIAAARILMPKSMVRLSAGREQMSDELQALCFAAGANSIFHGDKLLTTGNPDTAHDEALFARLGLRAMAVTVDAPDHDHGGTVHADIVACQPRRQAVG; encoded by the coding sequence ATGCCCGACGTCAGCGACTTCCGCGCCAGTGACGCCGCCATTCCGCGCCACGACTGGTCGCGGAGCGAGGTCGAGGCCCTGCTGGACCTGCCGTTCACCGAGCTGCTGCACCGCGCCTCGAGCGTCCACCGGCTGCATTTCGATCCCGCCGAAGTCCAGGTCAGCACCCTGCTGTCGGTGAAGACCGGTGGCTGCCCCGAGGACTGCGCCTACTGCCCGCAGGCGCAGCGCTACGACACCGGCGTCGACGCGCAGAAGCTGATGGAAACCGAGGCGGTGATGGAGAAGGCGCGCCAGGCCAAGGCCGCGGGCGCCTCGCGCTTCTGCATGGGCGCGGCGTGGCGCTCGCCGAAGGACCGCGACATCCCCAAGGTCGCCGAGATGATCGCCGGCGTGAAGGCGCTCGGCCTGGAGACCTGCGCCACGCTCGGCATGCTCACCGGCACGCAGGCGCAGGCGCTGAAGATGGCCGGGCTGGACTACTACAACCACAACATCGATACCGATCCCGAGCACTACGGCAACATCATCCACACCCGCGAGCTGCAGGACCGCTTCGACACGCTCGGCCACGTGCGCGATGCCGGGCTGAAGACCTGCTGCGGCGGGATCGTCGGCATGGGCGAGTCGCGGCGCCAGCGCGCCGGCCTGCTGCAGACGCTGGCGACCATGCCGGCGCACCCGGATTCGGTGCCGATCAACCGCCTGGTGCAGGTGGAAGGCACGCCGTTGCACGGCACCGCCGAGCTCGATCCGTTCGAGTTCGTGCGCACGATCGCGGCGGCGCGCATCCTCATGCCGAAGTCGATGGTGCGGCTGTCCGCCGGCCGCGAGCAGATGAGCGACGAGCTGCAGGCGCTGTGCTTCGCCGCCGGTGCCAATTCGATCTTCCACGGCGACAAGCTGCTGACCACCGGCAACCCGGATACCGCACACGACGAAGCGCTGTTCGCGCGCCTCGGCCTGCGCGCGATGGCGGTCACCGTGGACGCACCCGACCATGACCACGGCGGCACCGTGCATGCCGACATCGTCGCCTGCCAGCCGCGGAGGCAGGCCGTTGGCTGA
- a CDS encoding ComF family protein yields MPAPVNRSPATAVDGWLARMGRSLWAPRCLVCGELANGRRDLCQPCAAALPWNRLACPRCAAPGPPAAPCAACLRQPPPLDAAHAAFVYAFPLDRLLPRFKFHRDLAAGRLLSAAMAGAFASLPRPDALLPIPLHRARLRERGYDQALELARPLGRALALPLCDGLLLRARATTPQSRLHADERRRNLRGAFAAQPSGGALPRHVALVDDVMTTGATLHAAAIALRRAGVARVDAWVAARVP; encoded by the coding sequence ATGCCTGCGCCTGTCAACCGCAGCCCGGCCACCGCGGTTGACGGCTGGCTTGCGCGCATGGGCCGCAGCCTGTGGGCGCCGCGCTGCCTCGTCTGCGGCGAGCTGGCCAACGGCCGGCGCGACCTGTGCCAGCCCTGTGCCGCCGCGCTGCCGTGGAACCGCCTGGCCTGCCCGCGCTGCGCGGCGCCTGGCCCACCGGCCGCGCCCTGCGCCGCCTGCCTCCGCCAGCCACCCCCGCTCGATGCCGCCCACGCCGCGTTCGTCTACGCCTTCCCCCTCGACCGGCTGCTGCCGCGCTTCAAGTTCCACCGCGACCTTGCCGCGGGCCGGCTGCTGTCGGCGGCGATGGCCGGCGCGTTCGCATCGCTGCCACGTCCCGATGCGCTGCTGCCGATCCCGCTGCACCGCGCGCGCCTGCGCGAACGCGGCTACGACCAGGCGCTGGAGCTGGCACGGCCGCTGGGGCGCGCGTTGGCGCTGCCGCTGTGCGACGGCCTGCTGCTGCGCGCGCGTGCCACCACGCCGCAGTCGCGGCTGCATGCCGACGAACGCCGGCGCAACCTGCGTGGCGCATTCGCGGCGCAGCCGTCGGGCGGCGCGCTGCCGCGGCACGTCGCCCTGGTGGACGACGTCATGACCACCGGTGCCACCCTGCATGCCGCCGCGATCGCCCTGCGCCGGGCCGGCGTGGCCCGGGTCGACGCCTGGGTCGCGGCCCGGGTGCCGTGA